The following proteins are encoded in a genomic region of Dioscorea cayenensis subsp. rotundata cultivar TDr96_F1 chromosome 8, TDr96_F1_v2_PseudoChromosome.rev07_lg8_w22 25.fasta, whole genome shotgun sequence:
- the LOC120267769 gene encoding phosphatidylglycerophosphate phosphatase 1, chloroplastic, with protein sequence MSRISLPSSIARSHLSFHCASAHRLFSTSSPSEKQAKITTTMGQSTWSRSLSQRFNPAGISLFAGVAAKHPHLALPHISVPDIRWIDWAELERLGFRGVVFDKDNTITAPYSLSLWPSLSHSFQQCRASFPGKIAVFSNSAGLRQYDPDGLEARALEDAIEGIHVIRHEVKKPSGTAEDIEKYFGCSASLLVMVGDRHFTDVVYGNINGFLTICTEPLTLSGETFIVKEVRKLENLLVNRWSQQGLKPLRHNLLSEIKQCVKPPSL encoded by the exons CGGCTCTTCAGCACCAGTAGCCCATCGGAGAAGCAAGCGAAGATCACCACCACCATGGGCCAGTCGACGTGGAGCCGCTCCCTCAGCCAACGCTTTAACCCTGCGGGCATCTCCCTCTTCGCCGGCGTCGCCGCCAAGCACCCCCACCTTGCCCTTCCCCACATCTCCGTCCCCGATATCCGCTGGATTGACTGGGCTGAGCTCGAGAGACTCGGCTTCCGTGGCGTCGTCTTCGACAAGGATAACACCATCACCGCCCCTTATTCCCTCTCTCTGTGGCCCTCTCTTTCCCATTCCTTCCAACAATGCCGTGCTTCCTTTCCTGGAAAAATCGCGGTTTTTAGCAATTCCGCCG GTTTACGCCAGTATGATCCGGATGGTTTGGAAGCTAGGGCTCTGGAAGATGCCATTGAAGGGATTCATGTCATAAGGCATG AGGTGAAAAAACCATCTGGCACAGCTGAAGACATAGAGAAGTATTTTGGTTGCTCTGCCTCGCTTCTTGTTATG GTTGGTGATCGGCATTTCACTGATGTGGTTTATGGAAATATAAATGGTTTTTTAACTATCTGTACCGAGCCATTAACTCTTTCTGGGGAGACTTTCATTGTCAAGGAG GTCAGGAAATTGGAAAATCTTCTTGTCAATCGCTGGAGTCAGCAAGGACTGAAACCATTGAGGCACAATTTACTCTCAGAAATCAAACAATGTGTGAAACCACCATCCTTGTAA